Within Mytilus edulis chromosome 10, xbMytEdul2.2, whole genome shotgun sequence, the genomic segment TTCCAAATGAGGTATTATCTTTGATTGACTTTAATTTATGTTTAGACACATACGAGTATGAGAATGAGTCAGTACAAGTTTATAATGTAAAAGGTCGATTATATAATAGCTTACAATTTTGGAAAGAAAAACTTTTATTGGctgatagtttaaaaaatttaGTTTTACCTATACTTGAATCTGGctattttttgaaatttaccgATACACCTACTTCTGTATTTTTGAATAACAATAGATCTGCTTTTGAACACAAAGATTTTGTTAAACGTGCAATTGCAGATTTGGTATGCACGGGAGTCGCTAAGGTAGTTAGCACTCCCCCTTTTGTTGTTAATCCTTTATCGGTGTCGGTCAACTCGACTGGCAAGGAAAGGTTGATTCTTGACCTTAGACATGTGAATCAATATGAAGTGTTGTCTAAATTTAAATATGAGGGTGTAAAAGAGGCTAAAATGTATGCAGCAAATAAACATTTTGCATTTAAGTTTGATTTAAGACATGGGTACCATCATATAGATATGCATGTTGAATCGCAAAAGTTTCTTGGGTTTTCATGGAAAAGTGAcgataaaattaaatattacacGTTTACAGCTTTACCTTTTGGCTTGAGCTCAGCTTGTTATATTTTCACAAAAATGGTACGCCCTCTAGTAAAATATTGGCGGAGTAAAGGattcaaaataattgtatatCTAGATGATGGACTTGGATTTGAAGATActgaaaaattatgtttaaaagtaTCAAAAGAAGTATTGTCAGCTGGGTTTTTGCCAAATTATGAAAAAAGTGTGTGGAAGCCACAAAAAAGTTTAGACTGGCTTGGTTTTGTATGGGATTTACATAGAGGTATTTTAAGTGTACCCGAACagaaaatgttgaatattttgaattatattgcTTTATCACTTGTAAATCCTTGTAATACGACTGCAAGGAAAGTTGCAGGGGTTATTGGTAAAATCATTGCTTTATCACCTGCATTAGGTAATATATGTAGAATTATGACAAGACATTTACATCACTTAGTAAACGAGCGATCCTCTTGGGACTCTAGAATAAAATTAGATCTTATGTCTattaaagagttagaattttGGCATTATTCACTAAAATCTTTACCTAATTGCGTGTTAGCACCAATACAGAGACTTCCCGAGAGGTTAGCTTATACTGATGCAAGTTCTTATGCGGGCGCCGGTTACATTGTGAATTTTTCTGATCAAATTGCGCATCAGATGTGGACAAACGAAGAAAAGCTCAAAAGTTCAACTTGGAGAGAGCTAAAGGCAGTGATTTTGACTTTGAAAAGCTTTCCggatcattttaaaaataaatttgtaaaattattcacTGATAACCAAAACGTAGCTCACATATCTGAAGTTGGCAGTATGAAACAGGATTTGCACAATCTAGCTAtggagattttttatttttgtatagaaAACTCGGTGTGTTTGAAAATTGAGTGGATACCAAGAACTTTGAATACTACCGCGGATCAATAtagtaaaatatttgattttgacgATTGGTCGGTGTCGGAcagaattttttattattttaataaaatatgggGACCTTTTAGCATAGATCGATTTGCTAACAGTAACAATACTAAACTCCCAAGGTATAATTCAAAGTTCTTTGATCCTTTAACAAAAGGAATTGATGCGTTCACGTTTGATTGGTCAAGCGATAATAATTGGCTCGTGCCACCTGTATCTTTAATAGCTCACACTGTAAATCATATTCAATTATGTAAAGCTAGAGGTACATTGGTTATCCCTAAGTGGAAATCGGCAGTTTTCTGGCCGATGCTGGTGTCGGTTGACACTGGCAAGTTTGTTAGTTTAGTGCAAGACTTTGTTGAGTATGAAACCCCTTCTAATTTTTTCAACAGGGGGTCTGTTGAGAATTCTGTTTTCAACGAAAGCAGGTTTATTTCAAATGTGCTTGTATTGAAACTTGATGCcaaaaatgtatgaatgaattttgagaaaaaaattcttTATGCGGACCTTGCCGCTTTTTGTTTTAATGATACTGTAACTGTAGATTGTACAGTGTGCATGTGTTGAATATGCGGACCTGGCCGCTTGTGTCACGGACCTGGCCGTGATTTTCTGTCCTTGAAAGGATATTGCATATCTTTCCATTTCTTTTGCAGATCTCTTTGAGTAAGGAATGGAAAGATATCTACAAACTCTCGCGCAAACCTGGGTTACATAATATCGCTTTTGCAGTTATGGATATGGCTAAAAAGAGTAAATCAGATTCCACAAACAAGAAAtacgatttatattttaataaattcaaaatttggtgcagaaagttcaatttaaagtttttgcCAGCGGATGTATCTACAGTTTCCTTGTATCTCACAGAGTTAATACAATCAGCTTGTTCAGTGTCCGTACTTAATTCTAACTTTTACGCAATTAAGTGGTATCACGAACTGTTTTTATATCCAAACCCTTGTTGCAGTTCACTGTCAAACATTGTCTTAGAAGGGGGAAAAAGAATTTTGGCGAAACCCATACAAAAGAAGGAACCAATCACAGCGGATATAATTGTTAAATTATTCAACCTGTATCATGATATTTCTAACTTGTCTAACTGTAGGTTACTATGTATGTTATCTTTGGCTTATGCGGGATTTTTTAGATACAAAGAACTGTCGCTTATAAGAATGAGTGATATCAGTTTTCATAATACACACGTTGAAATTATAGTTCACAATAGCAAGACCGATATTTATAGACAAGGTAGTATAGTTATGATAGCAAGTACAGATATGCCGACTTGTcctgttaaatttttaaaacattattgtaATTTAGCTAGTCTTAAGATTAATTCTTCGGAGTACATTTTTCGTTGTTTGCAGTCCAAAAAAGATACTTTAGAATTGAGTAAATTAAATAAGCCTTTATCTTATACTAGAGCCAGGGAAATTCTTCTTGAAGCTTTGTGCGCAATAGGGTTAGACAAAAAGCAATTTGGTTTGCATAGTTTACGAAGCGGAGGCGCTACTCAAGCCGCTAACAACGGGGTTTCAGATAGGCTTTTCAAAGTTCACGGCCGTTGGCGATCCGAAAATGCTAAAGACGGATATGTGAAAGACAGTATTGATAAAAGACTTTCTGTCTCTAAAAACCTTGGCATCTGATATGCACTCTTTCGCCTTTTGTCTCGACTGGATGCTGCAAACCTACATCACATAGAATATTTGTGTTTGTGTATTTAAGccttgtatagaaaagaaatgctttatgttcggttgaacccgtgaaaaagaacataaataaatttcttttcgttATAAGGCTTAACGAATACCGTTATGCGTAGTAATTTGCACGGGTGAATCCACCCGTGCATACTAAGCGGGAATTTAAATCATTCGACGGTTTGCATTCAATCAGTCTAGACGTTTAATTCAATTGTTGTTAAGGTCTGTTtgacttttctttaattttttgttcttgtttttaaaacaatttttgttctATAGGTACTGTCTTTCACACGTATAAGCTATTTCTTATAGAAGTATATTACAATTCAACAGACACACATGTACACTGTCCAAAGTTACAGTATTTATTCAATTTCATGTTTACAATCATTTACATGTAGTTGTGAattgtttctaatttttgtaattgTATTTTGTAGATTGTGCAGGCTGTTGATCATACTTCTATAGTGAAGAGAATGTGATAAGGACTGTTTTTTGCGTAACACCTGCCATTCTAAATTTTTTGTTCACATGTTGTTATTATGTTCCGAATTTATTATTAAATGACTGGATGCTGCAAACCTACATCACATAGAATATTTGTGTTTGTGTATTTAAGccttgtatagaaaagaaatgctttatgttcggttgaacccgtgaaaaagaacataataaattttatcatcggtacaaacacatcatttgtaaatatcaaCATGCATGTACAACTTATACgattaggtatttcacatccaatcttttatggttaTATACTTTACAAAGCACAAAGATGTCGACATTCACCTAAAAGCTAACAAAACAGATTTTGGCTTTGATATTGAATCACTTATAGGGTCTtagcatcggaaataaacacatttattttaaaaccagttgttggcatgttACGGGTTATTTTCTCCTCATAAATTTTATgatgacagtggcggatccagaacttttcctaaggggggccccgctgactgacctaaggggggccgctccagtcatgcttcaatgattccctatataattaaccaaatttttcccacaaaagggggggagGTGCGGGCCCCCCAGGCCCCCCTGGATCCATTAATTTGATGGAAACATAACCtttctatcagtttaattgaggttttGAGCTGGCATGTAAGTGACTGCTactagtcctttgttaatttttttaatcatcgtCATTTTATTTAGTACCTTTTGTtgcctattctgacatcggaatcGGACTTTCGGTGAGTATTGCTGTGTGTGTTCTAtatttacattggctagaggtaaaggggagggttgcaatcttacaaaacatgtttagGTATCCTCGACGCATttctgcgcctgtcccaagtcaggagcctctagcctttgttagtcttgtatgattttaattatatatttttgagtTTAATATGACGTTCAATATCccatttttttaggggccaggtGAAGCACGCCTCtgagtgcgggattttctcgctgtgttgaagacccattggtggtcttcagctgttatctgctctttggtcggtttgttggctctttaacacattccccatttccattctacaTTTTACCAAACAAGTTTTGCCCTATTTGAGATCTCTGATTAGAAAGTTAATTATCTGGTGatcatcattttaaaaattagcaTCATCGTTAATTATGGTCTTAGTGTTAAGGAAAAGCTTCGACAAAGgatctgtattttaatcagattaaCTATGTAGATAAGATGGGTGTTATTTAATagatatattataaaacattatttcCGAATCTTGGAGCCCAAAAAAGGAGCCTTATCACACCTTCTCATTTGAGTAAACATTTTTTACTTTCTTCATTTTGTTTAAGTGATCACACGATCCTATATTATATGTATCTGTTATCTTTTCTGAAAAGCTCAAATGATtagggttgaagtcataaaactttgcttagtgctcggagcacaaaattcatgctcgaaacatgaaatccagcattttgattggttgattttggagtatgcgaacaaaaaactgactcgatcTATCGaattatcaacaaaaaaaaacaacaattatatttgttaatagaaatttttaaaatgaactatTCTAGAACATTTGCAAATATGTGTAAAGTAGAAGAAGGAAGACTTTTGTctcatttacaaatgtatttagttctaatatttGATAATTGATTACCTTTCAGAATAGTGATTCACCAGTCATGGTAAAACCTTGTTGTTTAGCATCTATTAAACCAGTAAAGTCCTCTGTCTGGTTTAATAGCTGCTAAACAACAAGGTTTTACCATTTATGAGTTTGGAGACATCACAAATTGTAagtataacaagaatgtgtccatagtacacggataccccactcgctctatcattttccatgttcagtggactgtgaaattggggtcaaaactttaatttggcatttaaattagaaagatcatatcataggaaacatgtgtactaagtttcaagttgattggacttcaacttcatcaaaaactaccttgaccaaaaactttaacctgaagcgggacgaacggacgaaaaTCTGCATCCATTAATAGCAAATCATCGGCCTTTCATCTTTCATATGGATAAGATCTATCGAAAAATACACTTGTTCGTCTGATGAATGGTTCGCTTCCTCTCATATCAGCGCTGCCTCGATTTTTTACGAGCAGTCGTAAGCATATAACAATATTTACAACACATCGTATCGTAAGTTTCTTTCGTGAATACAAATTACAACATACGATATCGTAGACCTTACCTTACGACAGTCGTAACGTTACGAGAGTTTTGTGAATACGGGGCCAGTTTCGTAAGTGGGtgcattttaaaaatacatgGTCTTTAAAAGTATATTGAGAATGTAATAAGAATATAGGGGACATTACGATGTGGATACCAAGTAGCCTGTATCCCAGACGCTTTTAAGTCTGGTGCAAAACCAAATGTATTGCTAAACCAAATCATCTTTTTATCtatataccaaaaaaaataaaaaaaatgttttttgcaaTTATTGTAAATATGTTTAGCTTTTTAATTTGTTTCCCTAGTATGTGCCTTCTTGTAATCTTCAACATATTGAAGTTCAGAAGTattatgtagatgtagatgtagatggatattaagcaaataaggaagtctatataaaaaaaagttagccGGAAAAATACAGCAAAATCATAAtgttattttctaaattatttaataatttcggacgatttaaaaaaaatggatagcccATGATTCTGCAGATTTTATtagaatatatgataaacagaataatacatggcaaaatccgtatcgcatgcgAAAAAGGAGAAAGCTCGGTAATCATTGCATTTCCCTCTcatttaaattaataattttttaaacaaataaatgtcacACAATAAACGAATTTcgaatttgtaatttacaatgacGACTTTTAGGGGGGATGTTCACATTAGTGATAGACTGTTTGAACGGCAAGAAACgccaattatcaaaatatttgataccggcccgaatttaaaaaaaaatcatacagaggatatatagatttttgtcacACTTAAATTAACACTTTAGCAATGACTACGTGGTCGTTCTTCTAGATTTAAAAACAATCACTTAAGCCTCACCGGTAATTATAAAGTCTATCACATATTTTATAAAACCTAAGCatactagcttttgcaaaaagaTTATTTATTAACATCCGTGTTGCTTAAAGTTTTAAGCCCTTTAACATTAATTACCCTTTTGATCCATTACACATCAGCGTGATATTTAATTGTACTTTAGCAAataaacaaccatcgcactttagcgtgatacaccatcgtactttagcgtagaccatatcgcactttagcgtgaccatcgcactttagagtaaaaagtaaaaacacaaaaatactgaactccgaggaaaattcaaaaaggaaaatcaaaaatcaaaaggcaaaatcaaaagtccaaacacatcaaacgaatggataacaactgtcatattcctgacttggtacaggcattttctaatgtagaaaatggtggattgaacctggttttatagctagctaaacctctcacttgtatgacagtcgcatcaaattccattacattgtcaacgatgcatgaacaaaacaaatatactcaaagagtaaaaatgtcaaaaatagggatacaacagtcaatattgtgttatcatcttaatatcactacataaacaacaaatgtaacaaagtagcacaaaaaggcatacatcaaatttaacattctcattttgcttttcttatacggctgaatttatctatgtaaagtctacccataaatgaaagaaggttttcattactggtgtaaaattgcgcgtttgaaattcgcacaggtagacataaaaataattttgtcgtatgacggcatacataaatgcagactcacgtaaagtagatataacaaaaaacagacttacagtaaaaataataaataaaataatggcgtggttcaaagtatgacgggacacataagtacagtttcacgtcaaatacggctgaatttatctataaaatagtttagtcattcatagtatgtcaagatccttaagtaaaagtaatatcaataaatgaaataattttgccgttcaaagtatgtggttttacgtaaccacagagtcacttcaaatgaatatctaaaacagacatataaaagaatactataatacgtaattaagatgctaacaaacgtcagtacgcaaaatctatacttcaagaccatcttgtattatttgtgaagttgatacggaatatttatcaacaagttctgggtatcttccgatgaactttttaagaaaaaggacgagacgttctttgacatacccctggttcatcaattttctgctcagacactggtaacgttttacaaagtctgaataggagctgcaagctcttgaatacctaataagttgggaaatgtatattccatatgcaggtgaagttggtatattactactaaggtgggggaaattgataatttcaaaattaaaatcgtctcgtttgtcatagattctggtactgagatgactgtgtatgtcaaattcgaggtataagtctaaaaatgaggcagaggaagccgtgtctgtggtctctttaatttctagttctggtgggtatattaatggaatccaatcagaaaagttcggattgttaatggaaagaacatcatcaatatatctgaaagtgaaattaaataacctggcttttttatcttcttgtttttgacaagtgtctgaaggaactccgattcatatgaaaataagaagaggtcggcaaggagaggcgcacagttcgttcccataggaatgccgacaatttgttgaaaaagtctacctccaaattcaacaaatatgttgtcaataagaaactccagcatactgatcacttgttcctctgtgtagtatgttttacccttttgttccttattaacaaaatatgccttatggtatcccaaagtgataaatttatagcgtatgctaccatttttatgatgaaaagcattgtgaattatttcttttagacgggttttcaatttcacatggggaatggttgtatacaaggttgaaaaatcaaaagttttaatagaactaatttcagaaaaagaccgagatttaaaattatccagaagttctttagagtttttcagaatccacatatggttaataccactacgtgagtaaacagtttcacagtatatctgaagaccctctttaactgcggacagaattttagtcaatctaatggacaattctttagtagaacaagcagatgagccggcaatgtaccgttgtttgtacggaattttgtgaagtttaggtatccaatacaaacaaggtaagtcctccgatttgttgttcaatgcaatgttcatagaagccatgaaggacttatgattcgccaaaatctcatccttgtcaaatgatatgtttttgtatgtgggattacctgagtgttcatttattcctaattcttttataagacactcgtagtaatacgatttacatacaaagacaatattatttgaagctttgtccgcaggaacaacaacatacttatcttgaagagatgatagacatttcacagCCTCTTTGTTACTGAAAATGGACTTACTAGAtcgatcattcacacagttttaccatcgcactttagagtcctacatatataatagCCAAAATTAATAATGTATTTCGTAAAAATATACTATTTTGTAATACAGGTCATATcccaattttaacaattttgttttatctcaaagTCTGTGATTtctatttcgtttcgtttcgtttcgtttcttttctttttgagtTTTCTTTTTCGCttcgtttcttttctttttgttttttcgtttcttattatttttcGTTTCTCCTTCGCGCTGTTAAATCGGAGCGTGTTTTTTTACCACAGAACCTAAAATACCactaaactttacaaaaaatcaaaaaaatgttttcatttcagttacatgttttcttttttccGTTTCGTAATCTGTTTCTGCGTTTTAGCAACACCCGTTGCACACGACACTTGTCCACATTTTCTCGCAGTTTACGGTCACTTACCGGTCACTTGTTCATAAGAAAATCTTATCTCTGTAGGTATGGCAGCTAATATAAAAGCAGTTTGTGTCTTGAAAGGAGATGGTGCTGTTACAGGAACAGTCGCTTTCAGTCAacaggtaatatttttttttaaataattttcaaaatttgttgcTCATGTTGCTGGTCAACATAATTTCCATGTCATATGACTACAGTTTGACCTTTTGTAATATAGCCCCCTTTACGGCAACCTTTTCTATGAGTTTCGTAAAAAAAACTTTATCCTAGAAAGGAAATTTCAAATGACTATTAAAAGTTACCTCTTTgtcaaaggtcaaaacatagaACATGTATGTTGTCAGACTTAGAGCACAGGGCTAGTATCACTATCAGGTTGGGAATGTGTTTTTATCCAGTACCTTGGGAGATACTATTATTAACCGAAAAGGCAACCAGGACCCTCAGTTTTTTCCGCAGGAACCTTGGCCAGTGTAAGCCATCAGTCAAAAACACAGCCTTTGGTGCATTCAGACCATCGATGGAGTAAGCTTGATCAAAGACCTTGAACGGGTACAGTGCAAAAAAGCACGATTGGTATACAACTAGTACACCGACACTTCCTCAGGCTGTGTCACTGGACTGAAAGACCAACGCGAGTGGGATACCCTTCTGCAAAGATAAATGAACCAGTGACTCATCCTTTGCTACAAGATCAAGAACCAACTAGTGGATATACAACCAGCTTTCAACTACACACTGGGGGACAACAGAACAAGGGTAGCCCATAGTCTGGCATAGAATCAACACCAGATAAAGagcaacaaatatatatttttcaccaCTTGATTTTAACCATTTTAACCCCACTTAAAAGGATAGTCGTTACATTTAGGGGTTATGCCTCATTTGAGGGGCTGTTGTATCATAGATGTTTTTGGGATGGAGTTACTCCGAGTATAGACCTTGTAGCAGTACTACTGTGTTTTTAGTGGACTTTTGCTTAAAACAGAACAGAATGCGTACCAGTGGACTGGCATATGTTTTCGCCCTCAAGACacctattatc encodes:
- the LOC139490602 gene encoding integrase/recombinase xerD homolog; protein product: MDMAKKSKSDSTNKKYDLYFNKFKIWCRKFNLKFLPADVSTVSLYLTELIQSACSVSVLNSNFYAIKWYHELFLYPNPCCSSLSNIVLEGGKRILAKPIQKKEPITADIIVKLFNLYHDISNLSNCRLLCMLSLAYAGFFRYKELSLIRMSDISFHNTHVEIIVHNSKTDIYRQGSIVMIASTDMPTCPVKFLKHYCNLASLKINSSEYIFRCLQSKKDTLELSKLNKPLSYTRAREILLEALCAIGLDKKQFGLHSLRSGGATQAANNGVSDRLFKVHGRWRSENAKDGYVKDSIDKRLSVSKNLGI